In Nonomuraea sp. NBC_00507, the following are encoded in one genomic region:
- a CDS encoding tetratricopeptide repeat protein: MDRRCLADIRAGTAEEVTRSGSGYRIGPRLILTARHTVVADGVALPKIVVSLGHPRDQPPTRHDATLLDWRAPDDADVALLLIDGPAGPASPVRWGRMTGSDPVDYTGWGFPQFAGYGTDDRHVEQLSGVINPDSIGAKGGFPVDQRAFPDTPGHPWRGVSGAAVFGASAGLLIGVVVYDDTAFANRRLHMIPVTAFFHDPEFGRLLQAETGLRPALESVELHGLLRGEPIEPRAGTPGSLLAAARETVPFHGRGELLDELAGWRDDDRPFSLKLITGEGGQGKTRLAGELLRRTPAHWITGFLGSSDDDAARVLTRSNHPALIVADYAEATAHRVASLLGTLLQTPPRRNVRLLLLARTDGAWWDSLRGQLERETPHALTPAVRLTQLAGDREERHAEFDRAAAAFATHLLRLPGLPQADWPALADRVRSTPPDLAAETFGNALTVHMAAMNALLRAAAEQEPATDPEHELAHHERAYLYRLAARRNLLRPGILSTRLDDDERRAESLRALDRAVAGIILIGQSGCDPGRASSVAALASEPYAEEVVRWLAALYPPSEQDRSEGKVLGPLQPDRLAERLLGQILAESEDGLLTRIAALAQDGESASDVLHVLARTAERPLFRPATDARIEQLITDLPAPYAEEAQLVALYVDRPDPLLGGLARLGDRDPAELKRRLWAVADFFPTGAVSMLWGGLYLAELQSLLFGELAETDRDAYLADLARSLINHGSRLGNTGQHAEALAVSEQAVRHCRELVALDHSAHLHDLSTALLNHASHLSNNGRRAEALTVSEEAVRLRRELSGRGLDSDLFNLTFALSNHTAYLAEVGRFTEALPLAEEALRLRRQLAERDRDRYLPELASLLSEHSITLTAIGRFTEAGAASAEAVRVYRELVPADEDVFLPGLARALNHHAIALMGAGRSGEAFADLDEATRHFRHLAELNRSVFLDELAMTLTNHASCLAETDRPHEAVTVGEEVILIYGELVEFHREGYLHRLAKVVMNQADSLMAAGRTEESVAVGRQAVGHLREMTAIDRDGFLADLAGSLARQAGHEAEAGRPAEAAASAEEAVRLFRELVEVDREAFLADLVLALAFYLDDLAKPEERLAISEELVRHRRDLADRDRDRYLPDLAISLGNLAIALAGAGRYAEAVPQGEEAVRLWQELVDQDRDANLPDLAISLGNLASSYSRTDSHAQAVAAGEQVVRIQRELAVPADLARALGRLATFLSKADRHEEAIERLRELTELDRATGLPHLARALTSHATRLTDGGHPADALAVSEEAVRLCREMAQPPDLAIALNNHGNRLADVGRFAEAVSAGAEAVRLRRELAEPDGVTYLAELASALNNQAGHLAGADRPGDVPAISEEVVRCYRELAELDPGTYLPDLATSLSNHANSLAEAGRLLEGVAAGEEAVRLHRGLAGSDRTRHLRDLAMALNDLALRLADTGRIAEALPANEEAVRLHRELAELDLDASLPFLAGSLLNFTVHLAQAGRPDEALPVGEESARLYEALMEVDPDAHVFEYAQSLGAYGSVLVMAGHHREAVMPLVAAFGVGQQLPDADQTLYPALINDLTVAYRGDPEGVVAEYEAITGEAFPGWIR, translated from the coding sequence ATGGACCGGCGGTGCCTCGCCGACATCCGCGCGGGGACCGCCGAGGAGGTCACGCGCTCCGGCTCCGGCTACCGGATCGGGCCGCGGCTGATCCTGACCGCGCGGCACACCGTCGTGGCCGACGGCGTGGCGCTTCCGAAGATCGTGGTGTCCCTGGGGCACCCGCGAGATCAGCCGCCGACCCGCCATGACGCCACCCTGCTGGACTGGCGCGCCCCGGACGACGCCGACGTGGCGCTGCTGCTCATCGACGGCCCCGCCGGGCCCGCGAGCCCGGTCCGCTGGGGCCGGATGACCGGATCCGACCCGGTGGACTACACCGGATGGGGGTTCCCGCAGTTCGCCGGGTACGGAACGGACGACCGGCACGTGGAACAGCTCTCCGGTGTGATCAACCCCGATTCGATCGGAGCGAAGGGCGGCTTCCCCGTCGACCAGCGCGCCTTCCCCGATACCCCCGGACATCCCTGGCGCGGCGTCTCGGGGGCCGCGGTGTTCGGCGCGTCCGCCGGGCTGCTCATCGGCGTGGTCGTCTACGACGACACCGCCTTCGCCAACCGCCGGCTGCACATGATCCCGGTGACGGCGTTCTTCCACGACCCGGAGTTCGGGCGGCTGCTCCAGGCCGAGACCGGCCTGCGCCCGGCGCTCGAATCGGTCGAACTGCACGGCCTGTTACGGGGCGAGCCGATCGAGCCCCGCGCCGGGACCCCCGGCTCGCTGCTGGCCGCCGCCCGCGAGACGGTGCCGTTCCACGGCCGCGGGGAGCTGCTGGACGAGCTCGCCGGCTGGCGCGACGACGACCGGCCGTTCTCCCTCAAACTGATCACCGGGGAGGGCGGGCAGGGCAAGACCAGGCTGGCCGGGGAGCTGCTGAGGCGCACCCCCGCCCACTGGATCACCGGGTTCCTCGGCTCCTCCGACGACGACGCTGCACGCGTCCTGACCCGCAGCAACCATCCGGCGCTCATCGTGGCCGACTACGCCGAGGCCACCGCGCACCGCGTCGCCTCCCTGCTCGGCACGCTGCTCCAGACCCCGCCCAGGCGTAACGTCCGGCTCCTGCTGCTGGCCCGCACCGACGGCGCCTGGTGGGACAGCCTGCGCGGCCAGCTCGAACGCGAGACGCCGCACGCGCTGACCCCCGCCGTACGGCTGACGCAGCTGGCCGGGGATCGCGAGGAACGGCACGCCGAGTTCGACCGGGCCGCGGCGGCCTTCGCGACCCACCTCCTCCGCCTGCCCGGCCTGCCGCAAGCCGACTGGCCCGCCCTCGCCGACCGGGTCCGCTCCACCCCGCCCGACCTGGCCGCGGAGACGTTCGGCAACGCCCTCACCGTGCACATGGCGGCCATGAACGCCCTGCTCCGCGCGGCCGCGGAGCAGGAGCCCGCCACCGACCCCGAGCACGAGCTGGCCCACCACGAGCGTGCCTACCTGTACCGCCTCGCCGCGAGACGCAACCTGCTCCGGCCGGGGATCCTGTCCACCCGTCTCGACGACGACGAACGCCGAGCCGAGTCACTGCGCGCGCTGGACCGGGCCGTCGCCGGGATCATCCTGATCGGCCAGTCCGGATGCGACCCGGGCCGGGCGTCGTCCGTCGCCGCCCTGGCGAGCGAGCCGTACGCGGAGGAGGTGGTGCGCTGGCTGGCCGCCCTCTACCCGCCCTCCGAGCAGGACCGGAGCGAGGGCAAGGTGCTCGGTCCGCTCCAGCCCGACCGCCTGGCCGAACGCCTCCTCGGCCAGATCCTGGCCGAGTCCGAAGACGGCCTGCTCACCCGGATCGCCGCCCTCGCCCAGGACGGCGAGAGCGCCTCAGACGTGCTGCACGTGCTCGCCCGCACGGCCGAGCGCCCGCTCTTCCGCCCGGCGACCGACGCCCGCATCGAGCAGTTGATCACGGACCTCCCGGCGCCCTACGCAGAGGAGGCGCAGCTCGTCGCCCTCTACGTCGACCGCCCCGACCCACTGCTCGGCGGGCTGGCCAGGCTCGGCGACAGGGATCCCGCCGAGCTCAAGCGCCGGCTGTGGGCGGTCGCCGATTTCTTCCCGACAGGCGCGGTCAGCATGCTGTGGGGCGGCCTCTACCTCGCGGAGCTGCAGAGCCTCCTCTTCGGTGAGCTGGCCGAGACGGACCGGGACGCCTATCTCGCCGACCTGGCCCGCTCCCTCATCAATCATGGCTCCCGGCTCGGCAACACCGGCCAGCACGCCGAAGCGCTCGCCGTCAGCGAGCAGGCCGTCCGGCACTGCCGCGAGCTGGTGGCGCTGGACCACTCCGCCCATCTCCACGACCTGAGCACCGCACTCCTCAACCACGCCAGTCACCTGTCGAACAACGGTCGCAGGGCCGAGGCTCTCACCGTCAGCGAGGAGGCCGTACGGCTCCGCCGGGAGCTGTCCGGCCGCGGACTCGACAGCGACCTCTTCAACCTGACCTTCGCGCTGAGCAATCACACGGCCTACCTGGCGGAGGTCGGGCGATTCACCGAGGCCCTTCCCCTCGCCGAGGAGGCCCTGCGGCTCCGGCGGCAGCTGGCCGAGCGCGACCGCGACCGCTACCTCCCCGAGCTGGCCTCGCTGCTCAGCGAGCACTCCATCACCTTGACGGCCATCGGCCGCTTCACCGAAGCCGGCGCCGCCAGCGCGGAGGCCGTCCGGGTCTACCGCGAGCTGGTCCCCGCCGACGAGGACGTCTTCCTGCCCGGCCTGGCGAGGGCGTTGAACCACCACGCCATCGCCCTCATGGGGGCCGGCCGGTCCGGCGAGGCTTTCGCCGACCTCGACGAGGCCACCCGCCACTTCCGCCACCTGGCCGAGCTCAACCGCTCCGTCTTCCTCGACGAGCTGGCCATGACACTGACCAATCACGCCAGCTGCCTGGCGGAGACCGATCGCCCCCACGAGGCCGTCACCGTCGGCGAGGAGGTCATCCTCATCTACGGCGAGCTGGTCGAGTTCCACCGGGAGGGTTATCTCCACCGCCTGGCCAAGGTGGTGATGAACCAGGCCGACTCGCTGATGGCGGCCGGACGAACGGAGGAGTCGGTGGCGGTCGGCCGGCAGGCCGTCGGCCACCTCCGCGAGATGACCGCGATCGACCGCGACGGGTTCCTCGCCGACCTGGCCGGCTCGCTGGCCAGGCAGGCCGGCCACGAGGCCGAGGCCGGCCGGCCCGCGGAGGCGGCGGCCAGCGCCGAGGAGGCGGTCCGCCTGTTCAGGGAGCTGGTCGAGGTGGACCGCGAAGCCTTCCTCGCCGATCTCGTTCTGGCGCTCGCGTTCTACCTCGACGACCTGGCCAAGCCGGAGGAGCGACTCGCGATCAGCGAAGAGCTCGTCCGGCACCGCCGGGATCTGGCCGACCGCGACCGTGATCGCTACCTTCCCGACCTGGCCATCTCGCTCGGCAACCTCGCGATCGCCCTCGCCGGCGCCGGACGGTACGCCGAGGCCGTCCCCCAGGGCGAGGAGGCGGTCCGGCTCTGGCAGGAGCTCGTGGATCAGGACCGGGACGCGAACCTCCCCGACCTGGCCATTTCCCTCGGCAACCTCGCGTCCAGCTACTCCAGGACCGACAGCCACGCCCAGGCCGTCGCCGCCGGTGAGCAGGTCGTGCGCATCCAGCGCGAGCTGGCCGTACCGGCGGACCTGGCCAGGGCCCTGGGCCGACTCGCCACCTTCCTGTCGAAGGCGGACCGCCATGAAGAGGCCATCGAACGGCTGCGCGAGCTGACCGAGCTGGACCGCGCCACCGGCCTGCCCCACCTGGCCCGCGCCCTGACCAGCCACGCGACCCGGCTCACCGACGGCGGCCATCCCGCCGACGCCCTCGCGGTGAGCGAGGAAGCGGTGCGGCTCTGCCGCGAGATGGCGCAGCCCCCTGACCTCGCCATCGCGCTGAACAACCACGGGAACCGGCTCGCCGACGTCGGTCGCTTCGCCGAGGCCGTCTCGGCCGGCGCGGAGGCCGTGCGGCTCCGGCGGGAGCTGGCCGAGCCCGACGGGGTCACCTACCTGGCCGAGCTGGCGTCGGCGCTGAACAACCAGGCCGGCCACCTGGCGGGGGCGGACCGTCCCGGCGACGTCCCCGCGATCAGCGAGGAGGTCGTCCGCTGTTACCGGGAGCTGGCCGAGCTCGACCCCGGCACGTACCTTCCCGACCTGGCCACCTCGCTCAGCAACCACGCCAACTCGCTGGCGGAGGCGGGCCGCCTCCTCGAGGGCGTCGCGGCGGGCGAGGAGGCCGTACGCCTCCACCGCGGGCTGGCCGGCAGCGATCGCACCCGCCATCTCCGCGACCTTGCCATGGCCCTCAACGACCTCGCTCTGCGTCTGGCCGACACCGGCAGGATCGCCGAGGCGCTGCCGGCCAATGAGGAGGCCGTCCGGCTCCACCGCGAGCTGGCCGAGCTCGACCTGGACGCCTCGCTGCCTTTTCTGGCCGGCTCGCTGCTCAACTTCACAGTCCACCTGGCACAGGCGGGCCGCCCGGACGAGGCCCTGCCCGTCGGCGAGGAGTCCGCACGGCTCTACGAAGCGCTGATGGAGGTCGATCCCGACGCGCACGTCTTCGAATATGCGCAAAGCCTGGGAGCGTACGGATCCGTGCTGGTCATGGCCGGGCACCATCGAGAGGCCGTCATGCCGCTGGTGGCCGCGTTCGGCGTGGGCCAGCAGCTGCCCGACGCGGACCAAACTCTGTATCCGGCCCTCATCAACGATCTGACGGTGGCCTACCGGGGCGATCCCGAGGGGGTGGTCGCCGAGTACGAGGCAATCACCGGTGAGGCGTTCCCCGGCTGGATCCGATGA
- a CDS encoding trypco2 family protein yields the protein MSGRSRIGLAETLGQLRAELAEAQAKGADERLRFEIAEAEVEFQVAVSREATPGGKIKFEVVAVGGVELGADGKLAKETTHRITLKLAVKDGETGRNAEVADAAPRGWGD from the coding sequence ATGAGCGGGCGATCACGGATCGGCCTGGCCGAGACCCTCGGTCAACTGCGGGCGGAGCTGGCCGAGGCGCAGGCGAAAGGGGCGGACGAGCGCCTGCGCTTCGAGATAGCCGAAGCCGAAGTGGAGTTCCAGGTGGCGGTGTCCCGCGAGGCCACGCCCGGAGGGAAGATCAAGTTCGAGGTGGTCGCGGTCGGCGGGGTGGAGCTGGGCGCGGACGGGAAGCTCGCCAAGGAGACGACCCACCGGATCACCCTGAAACTCGCCGTCAAGGACGGTGAGACCGGCCGCAACGCGGAGGTGGCGGACGCGGCTCCCCGCGGCTGGGGCGACTGA
- a CDS encoding MFS transporter: MRRPQDGRTSRFSGGPMGRERTAVYLLFFLAGAAIGTWTARIPAIKERLGLGDGHFSLALLAIAAGAMIGMTAVGRLVDRHGSHRVMIPAALVQGLVLVPSAYAPDLGVLAGTLLLFGIAHGVLDVSMNANAVEVERACGRPVMSSFHAVFSIGGFAGATTGGLFAHLALTPAATFWTLGLVIAALAWWAARWALRPVPSGASASAGGSGLPKGTLFLGVLAFCCLVGEGAAADWSSVYLREDLGASPGFAAAGYAAFSLMMTAGRLAGDRLAARFGPVPLVRCCGLLAAAGLGLALLGGHPLAGVAGFGCFGAGLSCIVPQVFSAAGHRDPAFAGRALARVASIGYLGFLSGPVLIGAAGEVAGLPRALAVPALLAAFVALTATALRTPAGEPVR, from the coding sequence ATGAGACGTCCGCAGGACGGCCGGACGAGCCGCTTCAGCGGCGGCCCGATGGGGCGCGAACGCACGGCTGTCTACCTGCTGTTCTTCCTGGCGGGCGCGGCCATCGGCACGTGGACCGCCCGCATCCCCGCCATCAAGGAACGCCTCGGCCTCGGTGACGGCCACTTCAGCCTCGCCCTGCTGGCCATCGCCGCCGGCGCGATGATCGGCATGACGGCGGTGGGCCGCCTGGTGGACCGCCACGGCAGCCACCGCGTCATGATCCCCGCGGCCCTGGTGCAGGGCCTGGTCCTCGTCCCGTCCGCGTACGCGCCGGACCTCGGCGTCCTGGCCGGGACGCTGCTGCTGTTCGGGATCGCGCACGGGGTGCTGGACGTGTCCATGAACGCCAACGCCGTCGAGGTCGAGCGTGCCTGCGGGCGGCCGGTCATGTCGTCCTTCCACGCCGTCTTCAGCATCGGCGGGTTCGCCGGCGCCACCACCGGAGGCCTGTTCGCGCACCTGGCGCTGACGCCCGCGGCCACGTTCTGGACACTGGGGCTGGTCATCGCGGCGCTCGCGTGGTGGGCCGCGAGGTGGGCGCTGCGGCCGGTCCCCTCCGGTGCGTCGGCCTCGGCGGGCGGGAGCGGGCTGCCCAAGGGGACCCTGTTCCTGGGCGTGCTGGCGTTCTGCTGCCTGGTCGGCGAGGGGGCGGCGGCCGACTGGAGCTCCGTCTACCTGCGTGAGGACCTGGGCGCCTCGCCGGGGTTCGCCGCCGCCGGGTACGCCGCGTTCTCCCTCATGATGACCGCGGGCCGGCTGGCGGGCGACCGGCTGGCGGCCAGGTTCGGGCCGGTGCCGCTGGTGCGCTGCTGCGGGCTGCTGGCAGCCGCAGGACTGGGACTCGCCCTGCTCGGCGGGCATCCGCTGGCGGGCGTGGCCGGGTTCGGCTGCTTCGGGGCGGGATTGTCCTGCATCGTGCCGCAGGTGTTCTCGGCCGCGGGCCACCGGGACCCGGCCTTCGCCGGGCGGGCGCTGGCGCGGGTCGCGTCCATCGGATATCTCGGGTTCCTGTCCGGGCCCGTGCTCATCGGAGCGGCCGGCGAGGTGGCCGGCCTGCCGCGGGCGCTGGCCGTGCCGGCGCTGCTGGCCGCGTTCGTCGCCCTGACCGCCACGGCCCTGCGGACCCCTGCGGGCGAGCCCGTGCGCTGA
- a CDS encoding M20 family metallopeptidase, translating into MLTDLAAYVSLETPSNDKALLDAALDWLDGYLEARLGPPAATRRIDGGVLGDVGGRGDGGVYGDVRINDYPGRGGAPVLLLAHYDTVWPAGTLRSWPFTLDGDRATGPGVFDMKAGLVQLVWALRALEAAGLPRPPLRLLLNGDEEIGSPASRPLIEEAARDVAAVLVFEASAEGALKTARKGVGIFHLTFTGVEAHAGLEPAKGASAIDELARAVRWLHDLADPGAGTTVNVGVVSGGTGSNVVAGAARAEVDVRVASRAEAERVDAALAGLRPHDPRASVAVRGAWNRPVMERGPGTARLFSLAREVALDMGLDLCECSVGGASDGNFTAALGVPVLDGLGAVGAGAHARHEHISVEGMIERAALTAGLLQALAMDA; encoded by the coding sequence ATGCTCACCGATCTGGCCGCGTACGTGTCGCTCGAGACGCCCAGCAACGACAAGGCGCTGCTGGATGCGGCCCTGGACTGGCTCGATGGCTACCTGGAGGCCCGGCTCGGCCCGCCGGCGGCCACCCGGCGGATCGACGGCGGTGTGCTCGGCGACGTCGGCGGCCGCGGTGACGGCGGCGTCTACGGGGACGTCCGCATCAACGACTACCCGGGCCGGGGTGGCGCCCCGGTCCTGCTGCTGGCCCACTACGACACGGTCTGGCCGGCGGGGACGCTGCGCTCCTGGCCGTTCACCCTCGACGGCGACCGGGCCACCGGGCCCGGCGTGTTCGACATGAAGGCGGGCCTGGTCCAGCTCGTGTGGGCGCTGCGCGCGCTGGAGGCCGCGGGGCTGCCGCGCCCGCCGCTGCGGCTGCTGCTCAACGGCGATGAGGAGATCGGCAGCCCTGCCTCACGGCCGTTGATCGAGGAGGCGGCTCGGGATGTGGCCGCCGTGCTGGTGTTCGAGGCCAGCGCGGAGGGGGCGTTGAAGACGGCGCGTAAGGGGGTGGGCATCTTCCATCTGACCTTTACCGGCGTGGAGGCGCACGCCGGGCTCGAGCCGGCCAAGGGCGCCAGTGCGATCGACGAGCTGGCCAGGGCCGTGCGGTGGCTGCACGACCTGGCCGACCCCGGCGCGGGCACGACGGTCAATGTGGGCGTCGTCTCGGGTGGCACCGGTTCCAATGTGGTCGCCGGTGCGGCGCGGGCCGAGGTGGATGTCCGCGTCGCCAGCCGGGCCGAGGCCGAGCGGGTGGACGCCGCCCTGGCCGGCCTGCGACCCCATGACCCGCGGGCGTCCGTCGCGGTGCGCGGGGCATGGAACCGTCCTGTCATGGAACGCGGGCCGGGTACGGCGCGCCTGTTCTCCCTGGCTCGTGAGGTGGCCCTCGACATGGGCCTCGACCTGTGCGAGTGCTCGGTCGGCGGGGCCAGCGACGGCAACTTCACCGCCGCGCTGGGCGTGCCCGTCCTGGATGGCCTGGGCGCCGTCGGAGCGGGGGCGCATGCGCGGCACGAGCACATCAGCGTGGAGGGCATGATCGAACGTGCTGCCTTGACCGCCGGTCTGCTCCAGGCCTTGGCCATGGACGCCTGA
- a CDS encoding ATP-dependent Clp protease proteolytic subunit has translation MSGRYVLPSFTERTSYGIKEMNPYNKLFEDRVIFLGAPIDDTVANDVMAQLLTLESIDPDQDINLYINSPGGSFTSMTAIYDTMQFVRPEIHTVCIGEAASAAAVLLAAGTQGKRAALPHARVLLHEPATEGGRGQGSDLEIHAREILRMRDQQEEILSRHTGRSPLEIRKDIERDRIFTAEQARSYGLVDDIYASRKRTLAPAH, from the coding sequence ATGAGCGGGCGTTACGTGCTTCCGTCGTTCACGGAGCGGACGTCGTACGGGATCAAGGAGATGAACCCGTACAACAAGTTGTTCGAGGACCGGGTGATCTTCCTGGGCGCGCCGATCGACGACACTGTGGCCAACGACGTGATGGCGCAGCTGCTGACGCTGGAGTCGATCGATCCCGACCAGGACATCAATCTCTACATCAACTCGCCGGGCGGGTCGTTCACCTCGATGACCGCCATTTACGACACGATGCAGTTCGTCCGGCCGGAGATCCACACGGTCTGCATCGGCGAGGCGGCCTCGGCGGCCGCCGTGCTGCTCGCGGCGGGCACGCAGGGCAAGCGGGCCGCGCTCCCGCACGCCCGAGTGCTGTTGCACGAGCCGGCGACCGAGGGCGGGCGCGGGCAGGGCAGCGACCTGGAGATCCACGCCAGGGAGATCCTGCGGATGCGTGACCAGCAGGAGGAGATCTTGTCCCGGCACACGGGACGGTCGCCGTTGGAGATCAGGAAGGACATCGAACGGGATCGCATTTTCACCGCTGAGCAGGCGCGGTCCTACGGGCTGGTGGACGACATCTACGCCTCGAGGAAGCGCACGCTGGCTCCGGCTCACTGA
- a CDS encoding helix-turn-helix transcriptional regulator, translating into MRASRLLSLLLLLQTRGRMTAPELAAELEVSVRTVYRDVEALSAAGVPVYADRGPVGGYQLLDGYRTRLTGLTAEEASSLFLAGLPGPAAELGLAEVAATAELKLLAALPPEPRSHASRIRERFLLDVPSWYRSGDDVPHLSEVAEAVWEQRPLHMTYRRWGQQEVDRVIHPFGLVLKGGSWYLVAAPPDGSPRTYRVARVLTLETLPGHFPRPEGFELGAFWSAYAKEFRERMYTAEAVVKLAPGREELLAYTMGRDVVDAALAAAGEPDPEGWVTLTLPVESITHARWLLLRMGADVEVLEPPELRTMMREAVAELSKLYG; encoded by the coding sequence ATGCGCGCCAGCCGCCTGCTCTCCCTCCTCCTGCTGCTTCAGACGCGCGGCCGCATGACCGCGCCCGAGCTGGCCGCCGAGCTGGAGGTGTCGGTCCGTACGGTCTACCGCGACGTGGAGGCGCTGTCGGCGGCCGGCGTGCCGGTCTACGCCGATCGCGGGCCGGTGGGCGGATATCAGCTGCTGGACGGCTACCGCACCAGGCTCACCGGGCTGACCGCCGAGGAGGCGTCGTCGTTGTTCCTGGCCGGGTTGCCGGGGCCGGCGGCGGAGCTGGGGCTGGCGGAGGTGGCGGCCACCGCGGAGCTGAAGCTGCTGGCGGCGCTGCCGCCCGAGCCGCGCTCGCACGCCTCCCGCATCCGGGAGCGGTTCCTGCTGGACGTGCCCAGCTGGTATCGCTCGGGCGACGACGTGCCGCATCTGAGCGAGGTGGCCGAGGCGGTGTGGGAGCAGCGGCCGCTGCACATGACCTACCGCCGCTGGGGGCAGCAGGAGGTCGACCGGGTGATCCACCCGTTCGGGCTGGTGCTCAAGGGCGGCTCCTGGTATCTGGTGGCCGCTCCGCCGGACGGCTCGCCGCGCACCTACCGGGTGGCGCGCGTCCTGACGCTGGAGACGCTGCCGGGGCACTTCCCGCGGCCTGAGGGGTTCGAGCTGGGCGCGTTCTGGAGCGCGTACGCCAAGGAGTTCCGCGAGCGGATGTACACCGCCGAGGCCGTCGTCAAGCTCGCCCCCGGACGGGAGGAGCTGCTGGCGTACACGATGGGCCGCGACGTCGTCGACGCCGCCCTGGCGGCGGCCGGGGAGCCCGATCCGGAGGGCTGGGTCACGCTCACCCTGCCGGTGGAGTCGATCACGCACGCGCGGTGGCTGCTGCTGCGCATGGGGGCGGACGTGGAGGTGCTGGAGCCGCCGGAGCTGCGCACGATGATGCGGGAGGCGGTCGCCGAGCTGAGCAAGCTCTACGGCTGA
- a CDS encoding DeoR/GlpR family DNA-binding transcription regulator: protein MERLQSIMNALRAQDSVSVAELAAEHGVSEMTIRRDLDELAQQGVVRRVRGGALSLLLRGEEPPFGVREREAVEAKRRIGAEAAALLADGEAVVLDGGTTALDVARALADRRLTVLPLALQAVSLLAAAPRVRLVLPGGEVRKGELNVMGPLTESSIKALRFDTAVIGCCGLSAEHGLTAHDLPEVAVKQAAIAAARRVIVVCDSGKFSRTAFGAVCPISRLDVVVTDSGIPREQRDALVAAGVAVREVAAAGETG, encoded by the coding sequence GTGGAACGTTTGCAATCCATCATGAACGCCTTGCGCGCGCAGGACAGCGTCTCGGTCGCCGAGCTGGCCGCCGAACACGGCGTGTCGGAGATGACAATCAGGCGTGACCTCGACGAGCTCGCCCAGCAAGGGGTGGTGCGGCGGGTCAGAGGCGGCGCGCTGTCGCTGCTGCTGCGCGGTGAGGAGCCGCCGTTCGGCGTGCGCGAGCGCGAGGCGGTGGAGGCCAAGAGGCGCATCGGCGCCGAGGCCGCCGCCCTGCTCGCCGACGGCGAGGCGGTGGTGCTGGATGGCGGCACGACAGCACTGGACGTAGCCCGCGCCCTGGCCGATCGCCGGCTGACCGTGCTGCCGCTGGCCCTGCAGGCGGTCTCGCTGCTGGCCGCCGCGCCCCGGGTGCGGCTGGTGCTGCCCGGCGGCGAGGTACGCAAGGGCGAGCTGAACGTCATGGGGCCGCTGACCGAGAGCTCCATCAAGGCGCTGCGGTTCGACACGGCGGTCATCGGCTGCTGCGGGCTGTCGGCCGAGCACGGCCTGACGGCGCACGATCTGCCCGAGGTCGCGGTCAAGCAGGCGGCCATCGCCGCGGCCAGGCGGGTGATCGTGGTGTGCGACTCCGGCAAGTTCTCGCGTACGGCGTTCGGCGCGGTCTGCCCGATCTCGCGGCTGGACGTGGTGGTGACCGACTCCGGCATCCCCCGGGAGCAACGGGACGCCCTGGTGGCGGCGGGCGTGGCGGTCAGGGAGGTCGCCGCCGCCGGGGAGACCGGATGA
- a CDS encoding TSUP family transporter — protein MPLEQVLVLLVAAAGAGWVDAVVGGGGLLQLPALMIIGMPTVEAMATNKLSSVFGTTSAAVAYARSTKVDRQVAIPGAGLAVLSAGLGAWAAAAISAEVLRPAIMVVLLAVAAFVTLRPSFGSVPRPHLRTNARVLAAVAAAGVGIAFYDGIIGPGTGTFLIIAFTTILGLDFVSASASAKIINIGTNVGALVVFGLQGHVQWTLGLGMAVCNVAGAQLGARMALKRGAAFVRIVLVCVVAALVVRLGWQQFG, from the coding sequence GTGCCGCTGGAGCAGGTCCTGGTGCTGCTGGTCGCAGCGGCGGGCGCCGGGTGGGTCGATGCCGTCGTGGGCGGCGGTGGATTGTTGCAGCTGCCCGCCCTGATGATCATCGGCATGCCCACCGTGGAGGCGATGGCCACCAACAAGTTGTCGTCCGTCTTCGGCACCACGTCGGCTGCTGTGGCCTACGCCCGCTCGACCAAGGTCGACCGCCAGGTGGCGATCCCCGGCGCGGGTCTGGCCGTGCTGAGCGCGGGCCTGGGGGCGTGGGCCGCGGCGGCGATCTCCGCTGAGGTGCTGCGCCCGGCCATCATGGTGGTGCTGCTGGCGGTGGCGGCGTTCGTGACGTTGCGCCCGTCCTTCGGGTCAGTGCCGCGGCCGCACCTGCGTACCAACGCCAGGGTGCTGGCCGCGGTAGCGGCGGCCGGGGTGGGGATCGCGTTCTATGACGGCATCATCGGGCCGGGCACGGGAACGTTCCTCATCATCGCCTTCACCACCATCCTCGGGCTGGACTTCGTCTCGGCGTCGGCCTCTGCGAAGATCATCAACATCGGGACGAACGTCGGCGCGCTGGTGGTGTTCGGGCTGCAGGGGCACGTGCAGTGGACGCTGGGCCTTGGGATGGCGGTGTGCAACGTGGCCGGCGCCCAGCTCGGCGCGCGGATGGCGCTGAAGCGGGGCGCGGCCTTCGTACGGATCGTGCTGGTGTGCGTCGTGGCGGCGTTGGTGGTCAGGCTGGGCTGGCAGCAGTTCGGCTGA